Proteins encoded in a region of the Solanum dulcamara chromosome 9, daSolDulc1.2, whole genome shotgun sequence genome:
- the LOC129904073 gene encoding growth-regulating factor 1-like — protein sequence MDFGGLDSGGGGGVTCSDNNTTSNIFAASAETKQKWYGSNGFNKHERSSVTEDEWNNKDNKLAKTTHDFSSSKATMLFQQLPVSHESQQMLSFSTPNSQNHVTMPYYNQHPSSAFARNSSGYGSGALNAGNMHGLIAGVRGPFTPSQWMELEHQALIYKYITANVPIPPYLLNPIRKALESAGFSTFAGLRPNALGWGAFHLGFSNSNDPEPGRCRRTDGKKWRCSRDAVADQKYCERHMNRGRHRSRKPVEGQTGNSASGNNTSATTTSAKLTNISSAVSAALASGGGAAASNSLNLSHHNQLSNLQPAVTNLSTTSPYLERSYTAKESFGERYSNTKGPSTVSPNVKQSQYSNQKEQNLYGLTSRSEFGLVCADSLINPLNKNSSLVNCRGYGNSDDISDQESKSQHHPLRQFMDDWPKNQSDQSNVSWPDIDLQSDPTQLSISIPLVTSDFMSSTSSPANDKLTASPHMSREHDATQMGLGIGTIISEHNQKQGTWIPISWESSCGGPLGEVLHSTNSSSGDCKKKSALNLMTEGWDRSPCMGSSPTGVLQKSSFGSLSNSSAGSSPRAENSKTTNEGSSLCNGLLGTTLMNPTLPAM from the exons ATGGATTTTGGGGGTTTGGATAGTGGTGGTGGGGGTGGGGTGACTTGTTCAGACAACAATACTACTAGTAATATATTTGCTGCCTCAGCTGAGACAAAGCAAAAGTGGTATGGATCTAATGGATTTAACAAACATGAAAGGTCTTCTGTTACTGAAGATGAATGGAATAATAAAGACAATAAATTAGCTAAGACCACTCATGATTTCTCATCTTCTAAAGCTACAATGTTGTTTCAGCAACTTCCAGTTTCTCATGAGAGCCAACAAATGCTTAGCTTTTCTACACCCAACTCTCAAAATCATGTCACAATGCCTTATTATAATCAGCACCCTTCAAGTGCTTTTGCTAGGAACTCTTCAG GCTATGGTAGTGGAGCTTTGAATGCTGGAAATATGCATGGGCTAATAGCAGGAGTGAGAGGGCCATTCACTCCATCACAGTGGATGGAGCTGGAACACCAGGCCTTGATCTACAAGTACATCACTGCAAATGTTCCAATACCTCCTTATCTCCTCAACCCCATCAGAAAAGCTCTTGAATCTGCTGGTTTCTCAACTTTTGCAGGCCTTAGACCCAATGCTT TGGGATGGGGTGCTTTCCATCTAGGATTCTCCAATAGCAATGATCCAGAACCAGGAAGGTGTAGGAGAACAGATGGTAAGAAATGGAGGTGCTCAAGAGATGCAGTTGCCGATCAAAAGTATTGTGAGCGACACATGAACAGGGGCCGCCATCGTTCAAGAAAGCCTGTGGAAGGACAAACTGGCAATTCCGCCTCCGGAAACAACACCAGTGCTACTACTACTTCCGCCAAGCTGACAAACATATCATCTGCAGTATCAGCAGCTTTGGCTTCCGGAGGAGGCGCTGCTGCATCCAACAGTCTCAATCTCTCTCATCACAACCAACTATCCAACTTGCAGCCTGCTGTAACTAATCTGTCCACAACATCCCCTTATCTAGAGAG GAGTTATACGGCCAAGGAAAGTTTTGGTGAAAGGTATTCGAATACCAAAGGCCCTTCAACTGTTTCACCAAATGTAAAACAGAGCCAATATTCAAACCAGAAGGAGCAGAATCTTTATGGATTAACCTCCAGGTCTGAATTCGGGTTAGTTTGTGCAGACTCTTTGATCAATCCCTTGAATAAAAACTCTTCGCTAGTGAACTGCCGTGGTTATGGCAATTCAGATGATATCAGTGATCAAGAAAGTAAATCACAGCATCATCCTCTTCGACAATTCATGGACGATTGGCCCAAAAACCAATCTGATCAGTCCAATGTTTCATGGCCAGATATTGATTTGCAGTCGGATCCGACACAGCTCTCCATTTCTATTCCGTTGGTCACATCAGACTTCATGTCTTCCACTTCCTCTCCTGCGAATGATAAACTCACGGCCTCTCCACATATGTCTCGGGAACATGACGCAACTCAAATGGGACTAGGCATTGGTACCATCATCAGTGAACATAACCAAAAACAAGGAACTTGGATTCCTATATCATGGGAATCTTCCTGTGGTGGACCTCTTGGTGAGGTCTTGCATAGTACTAATAGCAGCTCGGGTGATTGCAAGAAAAAGTCAGCTCTTAATCTCATGACCGAGGGTTGGGATAGAAGCCCTTGTATGGGATCTTCACCAACCGGGGTCTTACAGAAGTCCTCGTTCGGTTCCCTTTCGAACAGCAGTGCAGGGAGCAGTCCTAGAGCAGAAAACAGTAAGACGACGAACGAAGGCTCCAGTCTTTGTAATGGTCTTCTTGGAACAACCCTTATGAATCCAACCCTACCTGCCATGTAA